The Metabacillus sediminilitoris genome window below encodes:
- a CDS encoding (2Fe-2S) ferredoxin domain-containing protein: MNLDGVSKHLLICNGKTCTKNGAEEVTETIRGELKNLELQKEIHTTKTLCNGQCKYGPIVVLYPQGTWYREMNKEKSEELVQQLKEEGSVYLGSELYYHDGKTFKNHEG, encoded by the coding sequence ATGAATTTAGATGGGGTTAGCAAACATCTATTAATTTGCAATGGGAAAACATGTACGAAAAATGGAGCAGAAGAAGTAACAGAGACTATAAGGGGAGAATTGAAAAACTTAGAGCTGCAAAAGGAGATTCACACAACAAAAACATTATGTAATGGCCAATGCAAGTATGGTCCAATTGTTGTTTTATACCCACAAGGGACATGGTATAGGGAAATGAATAAAGAAAAAAGTGAAGAACTTGTTCAACAATTGAAAGAAGAAGGAAGTGTTTATTTAGGCTCTGAACTTTACTATCATGATGGGAAAACATTTAAGAATCATGAAGGTTAA
- a CDS encoding sodium:solute symporter family protein has translation MQGNLTALLITSFIVLSVVLIGFIAGRNKANRSSVEEWSVGGRRFGPLLVWLLVGADLYTAYTFLGLTSTAYSGGSLAFFAIPYTIIAFFTSYFYLPKLWEVSKNRKLTTLADYAKERFDSKFLSLLIAIVGVLMLIPYIDLQLAGIQDTLTVAGTGFINVKVVVIISFLLVALYTFFSGIKGPTYTAIIKDILVWVIMLFLVVSLPIIHFGSWGSMMDKLVAESPQLLTIPTTGPKGFPWFITASLVSGLALFMWAHAATGVFTAKNADALRKNAIFLPFYNIVLILVIFLGFVAFHILPEGSDPRFALLNLIQMSYGGVVQGLAYSTIALASLIPCSIMAIGASNLFANNIYRDFINPKVKPEKLTMITRSMVFVVIGLALIFGMLFPTALVSLQLLGVSGMVQIFPAIVFSLFWRKQTKEATIIGLIVGLIVTFTVYATGKSFGIYEGFWGLLANIITLVVLNPIFVKKTMQKTNPVINQLFPNNKSHI, from the coding sequence ATGCAAGGTAATTTAACAGCTTTGTTAATCACAAGTTTCATTGTTTTATCAGTTGTTTTAATCGGATTTATTGCTGGACGAAATAAAGCGAATAGAAGCTCTGTGGAAGAGTGGTCTGTTGGTGGCAGACGATTTGGACCATTACTAGTTTGGCTTTTAGTAGGTGCTGATTTATATACGGCTTATACTTTTTTAGGTTTAACTAGTACAGCCTATTCAGGCGGGAGTCTTGCTTTTTTTGCGATTCCTTATACCATTATTGCTTTCTTTACTTCTTATTTCTATCTTCCGAAGCTTTGGGAAGTTTCTAAAAATCGTAAGTTAACAACACTTGCGGATTATGCAAAGGAAAGATTTGATAGTAAATTTTTATCTTTATTAATCGCAATAGTTGGTGTCTTAATGTTAATCCCTTATATTGATTTACAGTTAGCTGGGATTCAAGATACGCTAACAGTAGCTGGGACAGGGTTTATTAATGTTAAAGTCGTTGTTATTATATCGTTCTTATTAGTAGCACTTTATACATTCTTTAGTGGTATTAAAGGGCCAACCTATACAGCTATAATAAAAGATATTTTAGTGTGGGTTATTATGTTATTCCTGGTTGTATCACTTCCAATCATACATTTTGGAAGTTGGGGTTCAATGATGGATAAACTCGTGGCAGAATCTCCTCAGCTACTAACCATCCCTACTACAGGGCCAAAAGGTTTTCCATGGTTTATCACAGCATCATTAGTTTCAGGATTGGCGTTATTTATGTGGGCTCATGCTGCAACAGGCGTATTTACCGCTAAAAATGCTGATGCGCTTCGAAAAAATGCAATCTTTTTGCCATTTTATAATATTGTTTTGATTCTTGTTATATTCCTGGGTTTTGTTGCATTTCATATATTGCCAGAAGGAAGCGATCCTCGTTTCGCATTATTAAATTTAATTCAAATGTCTTACGGTGGTGTTGTTCAAGGACTAGCATATTCTACAATTGCACTAGCTTCGCTTATTCCTTGTTCCATTATGGCGATTGGTGCTTCAAACCTGTTTGCGAATAATATTTATCGCGATTTTATTAATCCAAAGGTAAAACCAGAAAAATTAACGATGATTACCCGTTCAATGGTATTTGTCGTTATTGGACTAGCTTTAATTTTTGGGATGCTATTCCCGACAGCACTTGTATCTCTTCAGCTTCTTGGTGTTTCTGGAATGGTTCAAATTTTCCCAGCAATTGTCTTTAGTCTGTTCTGGAGAAAACAAACGAAAGAGGCTACAATAATAGGCTTAATCGTTGGACTAATTGTTACCTTTACTGTATACGCAACAGGAAAATCCTTCGGTATCTATGAAGGTTTCTGGGGATTACTCGCAAATATCATAACACTTGTGGTTCTAAATCCTATTTTTGTTAAGAAGACAATGCAAAAAACTAATCCAGTCATCAATCAATTGTTTCCGAACAACAAGTCTCACATATGA
- a CDS encoding DUF3311 domain-containing protein: protein MGKKFIKITLVVLPFILMLGALPFVNRIDPIIFGLPFLHFWLFLGMLITPICTYVIYRLQKSEGSIE from the coding sequence ATGGGAAAAAAATTCATAAAAATAACCTTAGTCGTTTTGCCTTTTATACTTATGCTAGGAGCATTACCATTTGTAAATCGAATTGATCCTATTATTTTTGGTTTGCCATTTCTTCATTTTTGGCTCTTTTTAGGAATGCTTATCACTCCAATTTGTACGTATGTAATTTATCGATTACAAAAATCAGAGGGGAGTATTGAATGA
- a CDS encoding heavy metal translocating P-type ATPase → MSDKKETTLQIAGMTCAACAVRIEKGLKKIDGVEDASVNFALEKSKVTFDPSKANVNQLKEKVQALGYKVVSEKAEFDISGMTCAACANKIEKRLNKLNGVQTATVNFALESALVEYNPDEVSITDMKEAIKKLGYRLEQKQEDKSEKVDHRQKEIEKQKGKFIFSAILSIPLLWAMVSHFEFTSFIWLPEMFMNPWVQLALATPVQFLVGGQFYVGAYKALRNKSANMDVLVALGTSAAFFYSIYLSILSIGSDTHMVELYFETSAVLITLIILGKLFEAKAKGRSSEAIKKLMGLQAKTATVLRDGQELNVPIVEVIAGDVVYVKPGEKVPVDGEIVEGRSALDESMITGESIPVDKTAGDTVIGSTINKNGFLKVKATKVGKETALAQIIKVVEEAQGSKAPIQRLADVISGIFVPIVVGIAIVTFLIWYFVVSPGEFAVALEKLIAVLVIACPCALGLATPTSIMAGSGRAAEFGILFKGGEHLETTYRLDTVILDKTGTVTNGKPTLTDVILANGFEEKEFLKLVGTAERNSEHPLAEAIVEGIKEKGIDLGSSEHFEAIPGFGIESKVESKSVLIGTRRLMAKNNIDVTNMLPKMETLEKQGKTAMLVAIDNQLAGVIAVADTIKETSKKAIDRLKNMGLEVVMITGDNKQTAQAIANEVGIDHVIAEVLPEGKAEEVKKLQKAGKKVAMVGDGINDAPALATADIGMAIGTGTDVAMEAADITLIRGELTSIADAIFMSKMTIRNIKQNLFWALAYNALGVPIAALGFLAPWLAGVAMAFSSVSVVLNALRLQRIKLKG, encoded by the coding sequence ATGAGTGATAAAAAAGAAACAACACTTCAAATAGCTGGTATGACATGTGCTGCTTGTGCAGTGAGAATAGAAAAAGGACTCAAAAAAATCGACGGTGTAGAAGATGCCAGTGTAAATTTCGCATTAGAAAAATCAAAAGTAACATTTGATCCGTCTAAAGCAAATGTAAATCAATTAAAAGAAAAAGTGCAAGCTTTAGGATATAAAGTAGTAAGTGAAAAAGCTGAGTTTGATATAAGTGGCATGACGTGTGCAGCGTGTGCTAATAAAATTGAAAAGCGTTTAAATAAGTTAAATGGTGTTCAAACCGCGACTGTAAATTTCGCCTTAGAATCAGCTCTAGTAGAATACAATCCCGATGAAGTGTCGATTACGGATATGAAGGAAGCCATTAAAAAATTGGGCTATCGTTTAGAGCAAAAGCAAGAAGATAAAAGTGAAAAGGTTGATCATAGACAAAAAGAAATTGAAAAGCAAAAAGGAAAATTTATTTTCTCGGCTATTTTATCCATCCCTTTACTTTGGGCGATGGTAAGTCATTTTGAATTTACTTCTTTTATTTGGCTTCCTGAGATGTTCATGAATCCTTGGGTTCAACTCGCGCTCGCAACACCGGTTCAATTTTTAGTCGGTGGTCAATTTTACGTAGGGGCTTATAAAGCATTAAGGAATAAAAGTGCAAACATGGATGTCTTGGTCGCGCTTGGAACGTCTGCAGCGTTTTTCTACAGTATCTACTTGAGCATTTTATCAATTGGCTCTGATACCCATATGGTGGAATTATATTTCGAAACAAGTGCAGTATTAATTACTCTTATTATTTTAGGAAAACTGTTTGAGGCAAAAGCAAAGGGACGTTCATCTGAAGCCATTAAGAAACTTATGGGCCTGCAGGCAAAAACGGCCACAGTTTTAAGAGATGGGCAAGAATTAAACGTGCCTATCGTAGAAGTAATTGCTGGTGATGTTGTCTATGTGAAGCCTGGTGAAAAGGTGCCTGTAGATGGAGAGATTGTTGAAGGAAGATCTGCCCTTGATGAATCAATGATTACAGGTGAAAGTATTCCTGTTGATAAAACAGCGGGAGATACAGTTATAGGATCAACTATTAACAAGAACGGGTTTTTAAAAGTAAAAGCAACAAAGGTAGGAAAGGAAACTGCCTTAGCGCAAATCATCAAAGTAGTTGAGGAAGCTCAAGGATCAAAGGCACCAATCCAACGTTTAGCTGATGTGATTTCAGGAATTTTTGTCCCAATTGTCGTTGGGATTGCCATTGTAACATTTCTAATTTGGTATTTTGTTGTAAGTCCCGGAGAGTTTGCAGTAGCTCTTGAAAAGTTAATTGCTGTATTAGTTATTGCTTGTCCATGTGCTTTAGGCTTAGCTACTCCTACGTCCATTATGGCAGGATCAGGACGCGCTGCTGAATTTGGAATTTTGTTCAAAGGCGGAGAACATCTTGAAACAACTTATCGATTGGATACCGTGATCCTTGATAAAACGGGGACTGTAACAAATGGAAAACCAACACTCACAGATGTGATTCTTGCAAATGGATTTGAAGAAAAGGAATTTTTAAAGTTAGTCGGTACAGCAGAACGAAATTCTGAACATCCGTTAGCGGAGGCAATTGTTGAAGGCATTAAAGAAAAGGGGATTGACCTAGGAAGTTCTGAACATTTCGAAGCCATTCCTGGCTTTGGAATCGAATCTAAAGTTGAAAGCAAATCCGTGCTTATCGGTACACGCCGACTTATGGCGAAAAATAATATTGATGTTACGAACATGTTACCTAAGATGGAAACCTTAGAAAAGCAAGGTAAGACCGCAATGCTAGTCGCAATTGATAATCAATTAGCTGGAGTGATAGCTGTCGCAGATACAATTAAAGAAACCTCTAAAAAAGCGATTGATAGGCTGAAGAATATGGGCCTTGAGGTTGTGATGATAACAGGAGATAACAAGCAGACAGCTCAAGCGATTGCAAATGAAGTCGGAATTGACCATGTTATAGCTGAAGTTCTGCCAGAAGGAAAGGCAGAGGAAGTGAAAAAGCTCCAAAAAGCTGGAAAGAAAGTGGCGATGGTCGGAGACGGTATTAACGATGCGCCAGCGTTAGCTACTGCAGATATTGGCATGGCAATTGGCACTGGTACTGATGTAGCAATGGAGGCTGCTGATATCACCTTAATCAGAGGCGAGTTAACTAGCATTGCCGATGCTATCTTTATGAGTAAAATGACAATTCGAAATATAAAGCAAAATCTATTTTGGGCCCTTGCTTATAATGCTTTAGGCGTTCCAATTGCAGCACTAGGCTTTCTAGCACCATGGCTTGCAGGAGTAGCAATGGCATTTAGTTCAGTTTCAGTTGTATTAAATGCACTCAGATTACAACGGATTAAATTAAAGGGATAA